tggatcgtgaagacgttcgactacatcaaccgcgttaacataacgcttccactttcggtctacgagggtacatggacacagtcttcccctctcattgctatgcatctcctagatagatcttgcgtgatcgtaggaatttttttgaaattacatgctacgttccccaacagaagaagGAGACGTTAGGTGCAACCTTGATAGCTAAGGAGCCCGAGCCGCCGATGTCAGTCCTAGCATTCAAAAATGCGAAAAAGAGGCTTGATGGTGTGGCCGGCTCTAGTGGTCTCGATGACTGAAGATCTCAAGCTACTAGGACTGGTCCTGGTCTTCAAGAATGCCAAACCTCGCTCCAAGAGCGAGCCTTGGTGGAGTttgaggagaggaagggggaaaggtGGGAATATGGTTTTGGGGGTCGAATGAAAAGGGGGAATGGCGTGGTTGGCAAAACAATTTTGCCGAGGTGGAAAAATTGGTACGGGAGAGGCATGCATCACACACTATTTAACTATTACAATCGTGTGCGATAGCATAACGGGAGCATAATGCATAGAGTTAGCCTATATAAACAGGTTTATTGAACAGTAGAGGTTGGATTCAAATCCTAGTATCTATATTTACAACGGACATCAATTGCACACAGGTTCCTAGTTTCAAATGTGTGCAACGGGGTGTACCATTGCACATGATTTTTTTAATGTGACTCATGTGTGATGTGATTTGCCCAATCTGCAAATTAAGTGAACACATTGGCACTGAAAATCGGTTGGAAATTTAATGCACATATTGGCTGGAATAACTTGAACTATAGGACATGGAGTTTCTGCACTCGGGTGCATATGCACTGGGATGAATAGTAAAATCGGATGAAATAGGGGGGAAATGTGATTTGTTTTTTTTAATAAACATTGTTGAATGTTGTCTCAACTTGCAAAGTTTTGTGGTGAAAAAGCATTCGGAGGTCTcgggaaagaaaaataaaaatgatgttCAAAAGAGCAATAATTTAAAGTACTTTGGAACGTTGTTTTTGTGCTTTTTTTTTTGTCCAGAACTCCACGGGTGTTTTTCCTTCATCAACTTTGCAGGTTGCTAAAACGTTCAAATGCTagaattatttgatttttttttagaATTTACTGTCCATCACAGACGCATATGCACCCAGGAGCATCACCTCCAGACCTATTGTGTCTTACATATCATACTTGTTATTACAGCCCGAACAATAGATCAGGATTGTTATAAAACGTATCTAGTTGAGTGGTAAATTTTTATCTCTTCtttatctctactacttaaaaagaatgtaaAATTTCATGTTTCGCTTTTCTTTTTACCACCCCTTCGCCCAACCTTCCTTGTATGATTAACAATCACATTAATTTACTTTCCTTCTAAATCAATGCCACTTTAATTCACTTACCAAACTTATCATCAAAATATAAGATAAATCACAGACTTTAAAAAAAAGGTAAATCACGGGTATGATTTGTTAAACACTTATTTACACAATCGCATAAATATAGACAGTTAATCACAAGATAACATATTAGCATattttatatcccgttgcaacacacCAGCATTGTGCTAGTACTACTTAAAAAGAATATAAGGTTTCATGTTTCACTTTTCTTTCTGCCACCCTTTCGTCCAACCTTTTTTGTATGATAATCAATCACTTTAATTTAGTTATCTTCTAAACCAATTTCATTTCAATTTACTTACTAAACTTCTCATTAAAATATAAGGTAAATCATGGGCAGGaattgataaacatttatttacacaaacGTATTAATATGAGCAGGTAAAGGTAACATATTAGAATATTTATACCATGCTGCGACACATGATCATTGTCCTAGTAAGATTCTGTAAGTTTACTGCAACGATAATTATTGGTTAATTTATACTACTAACAAATCGATGGAAATTGCGTGCGCAAATGGATGTCTAGCATGCACTTTTGGGATTAAGAGTGGTCAACATAAGTCTCACCTTTTCCCTCACAAAAAATTAAACACAAGTCTCAGCTTTGTACTAATAACTCGCTACTGACACAATGGAGTAAGTATAAGTATAGTATCTCCCAAAAAAGTACTAGTGCCCCTACATACAAGCGAATCTACTGTAGGTGCAAAAGAAAACATACAATAGAATCGATTTGCATGCACGTTGGAATTCAGAATGTTTTCAATACTGGGAAAGTCGCTACCTGGAATCACACGTTGCATCAGGTAGCTAGCATGCAGTAGCACCCACTAGGAGGAGGCTAGCTTAGCCACTCATGCCGGTATAAGTACAGGGCCCTGCTTCTCCAGCATTTTCCTCCTGTCCGGCCGAGAGATAGGGTTGTTTTCCCCGGCCTGTCCTCGCTTCTTCCCAGCCAGCCACGAGCCACCTCCCACAAACCGATGCTAGCTTTGACTGCCCTGATCAGAAGAATCTAGCTAGCGACCAGACCGCCACTGCCATCTCTTCCAAATCAAACCACTGATCGATAAAAATACACGAGCTCCATCTCCACAATGGCTTCGGCGAACAACTGGCTCGGCTTCTCGCTCTCCGGCCAAGGGAACCACCCACAGCCCCACCAGAACggctcacccgccgccgccgccatcgacggcgaCTTCTATGGCCTGCAAGGCCAGACGGCGCCGGATGCGCACCTCGGCATGTCCGGCCTCCGGGCCGACGCCAACTACGGCGTCATGGATGCCTTCAACGGAGGCACCCAGGAAACCCAAGGTGAGCTGATGAGCCACTGTGCATGTACTACTTGAGCTCCAGCGCATGTATACCTTTCTCTAGCATCTGATGTTGGATGGGATCATGGGGTTACAGATTGGGCAATGAGGGGTTTGGACTACCACGGCGGCTCCTCCGAGCTGTCGATGCTAGTCGGCTCGAGCGGCGGGAGgatgacggtggacgacggcgaggcgccCAAGCTGGAGGACTTCCTCGGCGGCAACTCCTTCTCCGACGTCCAGGACCACGCCGGCAGCTACCTGTTCTCGTCCGGAAGCGCGATGGGCAGCGGCGCCGCGTCTGGTTCGCACGGCGTAGACGGCCGTGGCGGCAGCACCATAGAGCTGTCCATGATCAAGACATGGCTCCGGAACGACAATAACCAGGCGCAGCATGACCAGGAGATGAGCGCCGACGCGAGCGCGACCAGCTATGCGTGCTCCGGCGCGCCAGGGAGCACCGGCAACGGCGTGGGCGTGGCGAGCTCGCGTGGGCAGGGCCTAGCGCTCTCGATGAGCATGGGGTCCAACTCGCACCCGCAGATGCCGGTGGTCCCGGCGGCGGTGGGGACGGAGAGCACATCGTCGGAGAACAAGCGGGTGGATTCGCCGAGCGCCGGCACGGCAGACGCCGTCCAGAGGAAATCCATCGACACCTTCGGCCAAAGGACCTCGATCTACCGAGGTGTAACAAGGTTAGCTAGCGTGGATCTTCTTGGCTTCTGCTAGTGACCTAGAGGTGTTTAATTTGCTTCTTTGGCTCCTGATGCCTGATCTTCGTTGCCCATTACTCCCTCTAGTGATCTAAacggtcttatatttctttacagagccAATAGTTTCTTTCTTTCTCCCTCTCGATTGCACACTAATCGTTCTTCTTTTCGATGCCATTTTTGAGGGATCGATCTGTCTAGAACGCGTACGGTTAGAAGTAGCTAAGGAAAAAGATGATTTTTGGATCCTGTGTACACTACAATTAGCTAGTTActtagcaaaaacttgtttaaatcatgaTCGTTCTAGTATTTTGCTAACAACATAATGCAATCAAAGCTGACTAATAGCAGTATATATGCTAGTACTTCACTTGTGCTATGCAACTTCCCACTTCACTTAGCCTTTAGGCAACACAATGCTTGTAATATAAGGTGATTCTCACAAGATGCACTAGTGGTACTATAGTTGACTAGGTAAAGGGGGGGACACATATGCATAGAATTTCCATGATCTGCGTAGGGTTGTTTGGCCAATAGAAGTATCGCTTTGATGCTTCAAAGCTGATTTTACTTTACGCGTTATTTGTTGTTAATTCGACTTGCAGGCATAGATGGACAGGGCGGTATGAGGCGCATCTCTGGGACAATAGTTGCAGGAGAGAGGGGCAAACTCGCAAGGGGAAACAAGGTATAATGAGATTGTTCATATATGAGGGGGTTGTTCATGTAGTATATACATGGACATATAGTTCAATCATTAGCTAGATCTCGATTTTTTGGCAACTTCTATGGCATGTTCTTAAGCATGTGCTAATTAGGTTTTCTGCTTTCTGTTGTGTCAATGCCGACCTCTCCTGGAACATGACACTGCAAATACTGATCATGAGAATGCAGTTTATCTGGGTAAGAATTTAGACCGATCTTTCGTGCAAGTATTCAATTACCACATATCTATGGGCAAATGTTCTGATGCTAAACCCTAGATAGCACTTTAATCTCTTCTCGGTGAACATTTGCGTAGGCGGTTATGACAAAGAAGATAAGGCAGCTAGGGCTTATGATTTGGCAGCTCTAAAATATTGGGGCACAACCACAACAACAAATATCCCAGTAAGAAAAAAAAATCTATAATAGATTGTTCTGTTTCCTTCTGCATGGGCAGCCACTGATCCTGTTTTTCCTTTCACCTATAAAAAATCTGCAGATAAGTACTTATGAGAAGGAGATAGAGGAAATGAAACATATGACCAGGCAGGAGTACATTGCATATCTTAGGAGGTAACAATTGCTTGACCCAATCCAAGTTATGTTTTACAACATCACATGTATACATGTGTTGAAAGATTGCACGGTACGTAATTAAGCACGTCCTCTGTTGGCTAACAATCACATGGATGCATATGATCATTCAACTGCAGGAATAGTAGTGGTTTTTCTCGTGGCGCGTCAAAATATCGCGGTGTAACCAGGTAACTATACTGTTTACATTGCGTAAAAACTGGTAGCCTACCAGTCTCTAGTGGTACTAAATATATATCTTATGGTTTGACAGGCATCATCAGCAAGGAAGATGGCAAGCAAGGATAGGGAGAGTCGCGGGCAACAAGGATCTCTACCTCGGCACCTTCAGTAAGCCGCATAAACTATCACATCAAAGCGAAATTGCTTTCTCAGCTAGCTAAAGCACTTGTTTAACTACTGTACTGGAGTGGTGCTGCTAGTAGCTGTGCTGTGCTTCCGAGAACCAAGTCATGAAGCCCTAATTATTTACTACTCTAGCTCCAGCTCACGAAATTTCACTATTCTCGTAGGACGCAAGCGTTGCAGTATTTTTATGCGTTCAAATGGCGCTTAATTAAGATAGTGGAGTACGTACACCATTAACTATGTCCGAAATGTTCCTTTCCAAGCTTGTGTCTCGGAGCTGTCTGAGGAAACCGGGGCATGCGGTCAAGCGTCGGTTTGAATATCCCTAGCGCCTTGCTTGAGCTTCGCGCCGTCGCATGCAGCTCGCGTTGCATGCGCCACCGcgccgtgcgtgcgtgcgtgcgtgcgtgcatgcatgcatgcaacgcgCGTTATGCTCCACTGGTTGGTCAGTTGGGTAGACACGCGCGTTGGTGAGCTAACCGGCCCTAATCATGCGCGTGCTGTGCAGCGACCGAGGAGGAGGCCGCGGAGGCGTACGACATCGCCGCCATCAAGTTCCGGGGCCTCAACGCCGTCACCAACTTCGAGATGAGCCGCTACGACGTCAAGAGCATCCTGGAGGGCAGCACGCTGCCGGTcggcggcgcggccaggcgcctCAAGGAGGCGGCCGAGCTCGCCGAGGCCGGCGTGTGGCGGGCGGAGGACGGCAGCATCGTCTCGCACCTGCAGGCCGACGCCATGGCGGGGTACCACCACGGCTGGCCCACGTCCATCGCGTTCGGCAGCCACCAGCAGCAGCAGTCCGCGGCGCAGCTCGCCCTGCACTACCCGTACGGCGTTGGCGGGCAGGCCCGCGGGTGGTGTAAGCCGGAGCAGGACGCGGTGATCGCGGCCGGGCACGGCGGGCAGGACATGCAGGAGCTGCACCTGGGGAGCGGCGGCAGCACCCAcaacttcttccagccggcgtcgAGGACCGCAGTTTACGgcaacggcggtggcggcgccTGGTACCAAGGCCTCGGAGGCAACGCGTACATGATGCCGGTGGGCACGGTGGTGGACGCCGACCAGGGGCACAGCGGCAGCACGGCGACTACGGAGGAGGGGAGGCTCGTGGGGTACGGCGCCGAGGCTGGCGTCGACCCGTACGCGGCCATGAGGCGCGCCTACGAGCTCTCCCAGGGCTCGTCGTCGGTGAGCGTCGCCAAGGTGGCGGACGGCTACTCCAACAACTGGAGCTCGCCGTTCAATGGCATGGGGTGATCGGCCCCCTACGTTGGTGTTACTAATCAACTGCCACACTTGTTGTAACGTACGTTGTGCGCACGAGTAACTGGAAACCAATTAAGTTCTGTAATTTTAGGATAGTCTAGAGCAGTGCATGAGCACGAGCGGTGCCTTCTGAAAGGTAGTAATGGCCAGTGATCGGTGAAGTAGGAGGACTTTGTAAATCACCATCGCTGCGCCGTTAGTTTTGGGGATTTCAGAAGGGAAAAATCAAGCTAATCTATCAAACAAACTTCCATGGCTACTTCATTCAATTGGTCCATCATCTGGTCATCAGATTGAGCACATGTAGtataggagtatatatatagtaaACCGTCTCGTGCAGTCGTGCATGCTTCCATGCATTTTACGGCCAAATCGAGCAGTGCAGCTGAAAGATTAAAAAGCATTGAACTAAGCACAGGACAAGTACGTAAGGTGTACTACTCCGCTCGATCGACTTGGAGAACGCGGAGGCACATGCATGCGGTTATGGAGAGATAATTACACGATAGTACCACATTTGGGGCGGTGGTGGCGAATTGGTACCACTTTTgaaaatttttacgtgtcagtaccacgtTTGGGTCTAACCGTTGCAAATCGAGCTAATCTTCGTATTTCTACGTATTGATGCTGGAACTGACCGCCCGGGCCCGCGCGTCAGCTGCCACGCTGGCGAATCGGCACCCGCCCGCTCGCTCGATACGTgcggtccggctcgaaccggaccgGCCCGTGCTCTGTCTCTCCCTCCTCGCTCGTgccttcctcctcgctcctctctcgccgccctcgtcgccgcccgCAGCGTTGCCGGACcggaccgccgccgcccgccatggtTTTCGAAGACGAAAGCAGTGAGGAGACGTCCAGCCTGCCGTACATGCACTCGATCTCATCCACGGACGGGCTTAACCAGGTGATTTCCCTTGAGctaggtttagggttagggtttcataTTTGGGGCTTTTTGATTTGGTTGATTTTGCTGGGTTTTGATTTGGGCATTTTGTTTGTATGAGGTTCGGCAGGTCCCTTTCAGCGTTGAAGATCCAGATTACC
This region of Triticum aestivum cultivar Chinese Spring chromosome 2D, IWGSC CS RefSeq v2.1, whole genome shotgun sequence genomic DNA includes:
- the LOC123053832 gene encoding AP2-like ethylene-responsive transcription factor BBM2, encoding MASANNWLGFSLSGQGNHPQPHQNGSPAAAAIDGDFYGLQGQTAPDAHLGMSGLRADANYGVMDAFNGGTQETQDWAMRGLDYHGGSSELSMLVGSSGGRMTVDDGEAPKLEDFLGGNSFSDVQDHAGSYLFSSGSAMGSGAASGSHGVDGRGGSTIELSMIKTWLRNDNNQAQHDQEMSADASATSYACSGAPGSTGNGVGVASSRGQGLALSMSMGSNSHPQMPVVPAAVGTESTSSENKRVDSPSAGTADAVQRKSIDTFGQRTSIYRGVTRHRWTGRYEAHLWDNSCRREGQTRKGKQVYLGGYDKEDKAARAYDLAALKYWGTTTTTNIPISTYEKEIEEMKHMTRQEYIAYLRRNSSGFSRGASKYRGVTRHHQQGRWQARIGRVAGNKDLYLGTFTTEEEAAEAYDIAAIKFRGLNAVTNFEMSRYDVKSILEGSTLPVGGAARRLKEAAELAEAGVWRAEDGSIVSHLQADAMAGYHHGWPTSIAFGSHQQQQSAAQLALHYPYGVGGQARGWCKPEQDAVIAAGHGGQDMQELHLGSGGSTHNFFQPASRTAVYGNGGGGAWYQGLGGNAYMMPVGTVVDADQGHSGSTATTEEGRLVGYGAEAGVDPYAAMRRAYELSQGSSSVSVAKVADGYSNNWSSPFNGMG